The Catharus ustulatus isolate bCatUst1 unplaced genomic scaffold, bCatUst1.pri.v2 scaffold_100_arrow_ctg1, whole genome shotgun sequence genome includes a window with the following:
- the LOC117011272 gene encoding delta-like protein B: PGGLCRDSHASSPLCRCPPGFSGPRCEHNADDCTPNPCAHGGTCQDGPNSFTCSCTLGFGGPRCRRRAGACAPNPCGNGGTCFTHFSGPVCACPPGFMGVRCEEEARGARAGPPPQNAGVQQQQQSRRAPGPAALCALPLLLLAPGVGLAVAWRRRRGDRAPADSGGTPGLSPPGPERRLQRPSATRVRV, from the exons ccaggcgGTCTCTGCCGCGACTCCCACgcctcctcccctctctgccgCTGCCCCCCGGGATTCTCGGGCCCCCGCTGCGAGCACAACGCGGACGAttgcaccccaaacccctgtgcCCATGGGGGCACCTGCCAGGACGGCCCCAACTCCTTCACCTGCTCCTGCACTTTGGGGTTCGGGGGTccccggtgccgccgccgcgccggAGCCTGCGCCCCCAACCCGTGCGGGAACGGCGGCACCTGCTTCACGCACTTCTCGGGCCCGGTGTGCGCCTGTCCCCCCGGATTTATGGGGGTCCGCTGCGAGGAGGAGGCGCGGGGGGCTCGGgcgggaccccctccccaaaatgcgggggtgcagcagcagcagcaatcccggcgcgcccccggccccgcagcgcTGTGCGCgctcccgctgctgctgctcgcGCCCGGCGTGGGGCTGGCGGTGgcgtggaggaggaggaggggggacag GGCCCCCGCGGACTCGGGCGGGACCCCCGGGCTGAGCCCCCCCGGGCCGGAGCGGCGGCTGCAGAGACCCTCGGCCACGcgggtgaga GTGTGA